The DNA region taattagcaaatcatgagattttttaccttATATAGAGTTGTAACTAAAGTatgactcccctactatataaagagggtctgaTTATTTGTAAAACACATTATAACACGCATCCCAAAGCTATAAACTGTCATTTCTAGTTATTATTATCTCATTGCTCTGTTCTGGCATCGACTGTAGAATTTTTGACTCGAGGGTGATCAACCATCAAGGACAAGAttgttcaacttgtgtggtttgcatttacttttcttatcattaatttcaatctTAACCTGATTTCTCATTCTGTATCAAgttagatcacgtatccttaaaaccgcgtataaattcaattgttatccgtttttgagggtaaacaatgcttttttcaaaagtgcttttcaaaaaagtacttttggtgagaattagtttgtgtttggctaattaatttaaaaagcactttgagcagtaattagtgtttggctaagcttttgaaaactgtttctaagtgtatttttctcaaaagtgcttctgagaaaagtgcttttggggaGAAACTACATTTTTttgcttctcaaaaactgcttctgcttctcctcaaaaatacttttttttccttctaaaagcttggccaaacacctcaatttttggccaaaaaaatcacttttgaccaaaaaaaaaaaaaaaaaaaaagcttggccaaataggtGTACACAAATACATAAAACATTCTGATTAAACCAATCTCTATGTAGAAAATGACGCGGATGAAGTTATCTTCTAAACAAATTGCAAGAATCTTTTCCTTATATTATCAAATGCATTTAGTAAcgatttttttgtgttttcagTTTATTCTTTAAATGCATTCAAATTTTGGTTGTCAGGAGCAGCATGGAAAGCGAGGCTCCACACCCACTCTATTAGAGTACAGCATTGCAAATATACAAAGTAATTTATTTCTTAAGTTGAAGTTATTAGTGGCAAAATATTCAATTTAGAGCAAAAGTAATAAATAATACTCCGCAATTATGCAAAACTCCTAATAAATTACTAAAGACGTTCTTATAAAGTGTCCGATTTTGGAATAAGTAAATGATGATATTTTCCTTACCAAATGTACGACTTGCTTTTTCGAAATATATTTGATTTAACAATAGTTGGATACTTGTTAAATGAATTAGATCTAGACATTTTTGTGTGTGATGCCAATGGTGTTCCAACCATTTTATACGTAACTAATTCCAAAAGATACCTGTTATCTCTTACCATATATATATCGGGTAACTTAGATTTGAAACAAAAAACAAATAGCCAGCCAGAttcaatttttacttttttctagCACGTATACGtagattatacattaattatataaaattatacatgaattatatatataatatacatccACTGAATATATTTAGTTAAGAGATTACGTGAGCGgctatttggattaattcttcAAACAAAAATCTCATAATTTTTATCATTTCATTGACAACTAGGCTAAAAAGAAGAGCATTTGCACAAGTGGCCTTTTCTAAGGCCATTATTAATTTTTTTCCCCCATGTTAATCTAATGAACTAAAATTGTCGAAAAGAAtttttttatccaaaattaaCTAGTGGTAGGTATGCTTATCGGTTGGCTATTTACGCTTGATGATTCGATTTatcaaatattgacttttaaatataCTAATTCGCTAGCCAATCGATAAGATATTGGTTGGTTCGGTATCAGATTAGTGATTATCGGACATTATGAGTCATACGAGTGCaaataataatccaaaaaatAGTCAACATAATGATAATAGGAGGGCGGTAGCATGTGTAAAGTaacaaattcaaaattcaaaataaagaggGGGAAAAGGGAAACCCTGCTGTCGGTGCAGTGCCGTTGCAAAGGGAAAATGCTTTACTTTACGCTCCCCAAATAACTAGTAGTTGAAATTCATCACTGTTATCTCTACCACTCTCTTCGTTAAAATCAATCAGCGTTTAACAATGGAGAAATACGAGAAATTGGAGAAAGTAGGAGAAGGAACGTACGGCAAAGTATATAAAGCAAAGGACAAGGCGACGGGACAATTGGTGGCGCTGAAGAAAACTCGGCTAGAAATGGACGAAGAAGGGATCCCACCCACTGCCCTAAGAGAAATCTCGCTTCTTCAAATGCTTTCCCATTCTCTCTACATCGTTCGTCTCCTCTGTGTCGAGCAAATTGACAAAAATGGGAAGCCCCTTCTTTACCTAGTTTTTGAGTATTTGGATACTGATCTGAAGAAATTCGTCGATTCTCATCGTAAAGGTCCCAATCCTAGACCTCTCCCTCCTTCTCTCATCCAGGTCAGCATTACCCGCTTTCTCTTTGTATATTTTGAAATATTTGTAATTTTTCAGATGTATATCTGTACTCTGTATAGAAAATGTTTATTTCTCTGGTTCttattgaaattttaaatttgacGAGTTTAGTCTTAAGGTTTTTAGTAATAAATCCTAGTACACTTTTGAAATTACGGtttaagaattttactcatatttttgaaattttagcgATTTTTTACATGTGTATTTGTACTTTGCATGGAAATGTTGGGTTGAGTTGAAGACTTAAATTGGAATGGATATGTTTATCGTATTGATTGGTATTGACATTTTTTCCATTTCCACCAGAGTTTCTTATATCAATTGTGCAAAGGGGTAGCTCACTGCCATAGCCATGGAGTTCTCCACAGGTCTATTTTAGTCACTGCTCCCTTGTATTTTTTGCATTTGATTAGTTTAGTGCTAGTCAGACATATGTTTTAATCAGATATACGATTGATTTACTTAAGGTCCTATGCTTTGTAGGAGTCTTTAGTCGTGTTAGATTTATATGCTAGTAGAAAATATAAGGAACTTCTAGTACCTTTATTTTATATTGTATAATATTGGTCAGAGATGTGCTTAAATGACGATCCAATCTCAAGTTGTTGGGATTGAGGCATAGTAGTACTAGTAGTTGTCGTAGTAGTTGTGTTTAGTGTAAATTTTGGTCAGTTACTTATTGTTAATCGACCTTTTATTATCTCATGTCAGAGATTTGAAGCCACAGAACCTATTAGTGGACAAAGAGAAGGGCATACTTAAGATTGCTGATTTGGGCCTTGGAAGGGCTTTCACTGTCCCAATAAAGAGCTACACCCACGAGGTTAACAGTTTTCTCTTTCTTCATACTGGCATTGCCAACTAAATCACCAGAAAGTTGGAGAAATCTGGAAGTTAAAATTAAGTACTTGATTAGTGGAATTGCTCATTTTGGGTCTGTTCTTTTTGTTCAGATTGTTACTCTATGGTACAGAGCTCCTGAGGTTTTGTTGGGATCTACTCATTACTCAACTGCGGTTGATATGTGGTCTGTGGGATGTATTTTTGGTGAGTTTGTTTGAGTTGATCATGCTATTTACTCTTGTAGACCAATTCTCTGCTTAAatttttttgcttcttttaaGTTAGAAATGTTTTCTAATTCTTTGCAATGTTCCTGTTATATGATGCTTTGAACCGTACTCAATCTTAGCCTTTTCTTCTCATTGACTAGTTTCTTGTAGCACTGTTTGTTCGATATGTTTTTGACATGATACTTTTATTATGCTATTTGTAGTTACTGATGGAAATTTAGTTAGACGTAAGTTTGTTCTTATATTAAGTAGAACATGTTAGTTCCATGGGAAGGTAGTTTTAAATGCCATATCTTGGTTTGAACTTCGCAAGAAGTTGGTTTTGGGCACTTTATGTTCTTTTAGTGTCACATTCGCATAAAATTTGTGGGCTTTGAGTTTCTTTCGAGATGTCTTAggttttaaaaatactttttgatCTCAAAGGCTGTTTTTAAAGAATTGGTATAATTGCTAGAGTGGTTGAAAAACACCAGGATTTACATATTAAAGTAGGTATGCACCTTAAGGCTCCTATGACGCGCTTACACCCTAAAGCTAGGTGAAGGATAGGCTGGGCCGTCGGGGTGCTTTTGCCTTAGGCAACACTTTAGTGAGTATGTGTCTCATTGGGCTCTTCTTGAAGAGGATGGcattaaacaataaatataaCTGGAAAAGAGATGGATTAATTGTTCAAAAAGGCTTATGAGTACATTTCTTACGTATTATGAAAAGGAATTTAGAAATATAATATAAGATAACTAGTTATTTAACCTGAATTAGAAACTTTAAACTGCATTTTTGCAtctaaaattcaaattttgaGTTGGTTTTAGAACTTAATTTACATATTCTTACTTTCATTTATTGTAGGATTTTTCAATTACTTTGTTCATATAATTATTGGTTGTGTTTATATTCATTAATGGTTAGAGATTTAAGCTCATGCTTTAATACCGGTTTGCACTTAAATCCGTAGCAGGCCTTAGAAGCTTTTATACGCTTTTTGCTGTTGACAACAATTGATACAGCATCTTTAGAAGGACTTCTAAAAAACTCGCATTATTTTTACAACTTATTCATTGAAGACTTTTACCATCTACATTTTTGTTGTAACAGCAAAATAGTTTTGCAGATTAAATTCGTGTAAAGCACTTCTGTGTAAATTCTCAAACTGACAATGTACTCTAATTGGATCAAGTGGTTCAGGCCAAACATATATCATGAATTCTAGATAAACTTTTTTCCTGTGTTTACTGGTTTAAGCATTGGCGAAGAAATGGACCTAAGAAAGAAAATTCTATTAGTCCCTGAAGGGGATGGCCTAGTGGTCGAAGGCAAGCTATATTTCTAGTGAAATTCACTCACTCTTCCACTATGTTGCTCGGATTCTTCGAAAATGTTGccgggtgcgtgtcggatcctccaaaaatagtgtaattttggaggatccgacatggGTGCGGcatcattttggagagtccgtgTAACATAGCTCTTCCATACATAGGTTGTTTTAATTTGCTTTCTCTATGTGATGTAGCCGAGATGGTTCGAAGGCAAGCCTTATTTCCTGGTGACTCTGAGTTTCAGCAACTGCTTCACATATTCAGGTATGCCTATGATCTGTCACCAAGTCTTTGCATTTTCCTCTTTTGTTGCCATTTTATTTTGGTCTGGTAGATGAGAGGGGGTTTACCAACAATGTATATGATGGATTCAGTTTTAACAGTAGCTTCTGGCTTTAGAGTAATTGTTCTGTCGTTGAAGTAGCAAACACTTCAGGCAATGCTAGTGCTGAGTGTCGAGGCGAAAATGAATTTTCAAGTGTGCTTTGCACATAAGATTTTTAGGTAGTAACTAGAATTCAGGATATTATATTATGATACCAATTGCCACATTGATAGTTTGGCTTTCAAATATCCTGCAGAATCAAGGATAGAATTGTTAGATTTTCTTTAAGATAGATGGGCTTTAGTATAGCAGCCAACTTTTCTCTTTTGATAAATTTGAATATGGCTAATGAATTGGTTATCTTTACATATGTTTATGTAAACTGGTGAAGGCTGTTAGGAACCCCAACTGAGAAGCAGTGGCCTGGAGTCAGTTCACTCCGCGACTGGCATGTTTATCCAAAATGGGAACCTCAGAACTTGGCCTCTGCTGTTCCAGCATTGGGTCCTGATGGCGTGGACCTCCTCACGGTAAATCTCCATCTCATCTTATGGATAAAATCTTCCTAGTATAGCAGCTTATGTTATCATTCATATACTACTTccaattttttgttattttttcgtTCTACTGCTTCTTGTTAGAACAGTAAATGAATAATGTTATTATTTTTGCTTGGTCATGGTAGAAAATGCTCCAATATGATCCGGCAGATAGGATTTCAGCAAAAGCTGCACTTGATCATCCATACTTCGATAGCTTGGACAAGTCTCAGTTTTGAGGTTGCTTCTACTTCTAAGATCAGCCTTAAGGATCACTTGCATCAGTTCATAGGACGTTCTCAGTCTTGAACAATATCATCTTCTTGGTGATTTGAAATTGGCCTTGTAATCTTTTTCGTGAACTTTAGTTTGTCCGAGTGTAGAGATTAGAGAATGCAAGTTAGGTTTTGACATGCTATATTCTCATTTGTGCTTTGAAGCTGCAAGTTAGGGATTTTATCAGAGGAATTTAACGTTCTTTTTGATCACACATGAAAAATTGGCATTTGATCTTTCTTTTTGGTTCATTATTTTGCTTCGAGTTCTTGATATCTGAAGCAAGTTGCTGGGCTGCAAAAATGATTTCTGCTGGCTTATACTTTGTATACAAGTTCCAATTTACCACACTTCATACATTAAACACACGTAAGAACTTAGAAAGAGGGAATTTTTTATATATCCTTTTGGGTTATTGATTAATGCAGACTTACAAATGTGGTGGTATTAGAAATCGCAGGAACCTTCTCACTTATCATAATGTGTAGCATAATATAAGCATAAATTGTTTGTTCGTAAAACGGTGCAGTTGAATTTGTAcatgatttctagacaagtgaactaatttgatcctgaaataatgcaataattgaagaaatgtataatacttagccttgaaatgtaGATGAAATAGTAGAGATGACAGTTTCGGGAATAAGGTTTTCGAGCACATCAATGATGAGATCAATGAGCAAGAAAATAAGATTGTATTAGGCTTTGTATAGAATATAATATAagttttgtcagaaaattcgtgtcctttccaatgataactgagctcactatttatagttatgtctTGGGAAGAAGGTCATATGACCGtgtcctcctttaatgtcaattatgagggtcattgatgaagacgtaacggtgaacataaatgccaaattctccgtaacggaccgtcgctcttaatgctgcaTAATATTCCCTATTAAATGCTATCGGGCGCAGAGTATTTAGtacacctttatgaacgttatcctttcTAGTGACAAGTGGAATGGCTGCGTCCAGTCTTCAGCCATCCtcgtcttgggttccacgtgtcttCCCTTTATACGCTCAaatgtcatatcatatttcaccctatacagatagtccccctactttccggtgacataactttgtgttactgggaagttggtagaaatacattttttggcgggaattaccATAACTTCCTTTGAAGGTTCCTGACAATtaattagacgcacgtctctctgtatttaatgccccgaacatgcgtcatcccatgattcaacACAACTTTTGCCGATTATCAAGGTGATCATGGCCacgaatttagccgccaaaattttacttatacgcgACATTCTTTTCCTTTGCGTTTCATAATTTCTCGAGCTTTTGATTTGCATCTTTATTTTCCATCCTTTCTCTAATCTCTCTTCAAACACAacatttccttcttttttttcaatggcttcttcctccaaGCATGCtggttcttcaaagaacaagaacaaagtCGAGAACTTTGCTCCTTTAACggtggattccatcatcccaaaaaAATTCAGTACCACAAAGGACCTTGAAGAGAAATTCCCTCCTGCTAACTCTCGTACATGGGCTATTAAtaggtacccttcttccattcaTCCTTCCAGTTGGATATcattgctcctgatctatcggagcgagtgacccttcccaaggaaggtttATATACTTTTAcatgtatccctttactttgggtgggttttctttgagtggagagcttgatttcgtgattgcggagttttgccttcgctaccaagtgtgtttggcacaggtaagtccttcagtgtggaggacGGTTGCCTGTCTTTGACGCTTGTGCCAAGAAACTAGAGAGGAGCTAATCTTAGCTCATATAATGAATCtctattctcccaaaatcttccgTGGGAGAATGATAAACCTCTGCAAGCATGGCCATCATGCTTTactatctagcatggatgatgataccgaccgtgggtggatggaacgatTCGTTGCAGTCACAACCAATGACATCATTCCAACAACGGCTTCTTCTTTTCCGGTCGTTTGGAACCGCACTTGTAAGCTCTTTGTTTAGTATTTCTTTTTACTAGATATTCTTTTATGGCCATATCAACTCTTCACCCTTCGcatgtttcagcaactcgatggatcccaccggTGGTAGAAGGTTTGGACCAGTGGGTTCAGAAGATCTTGAACGTTACGACGCCAGAAACTCgtttgtggaaagaactggcccttaaatacgggtggaaggccaaaaatcatggtaattctAGTTTACCTTGCTTCCATTTTTTTGTATATGGAGAACTTGGTTGAATTCTTCTGACTTGTTCACGAAACTAGGTTAACATGTAGGCTCTGTTGCTGTCCCCGTGAAGGACGTTTTGGCTGATCGTGCTGATgcagcgaggctgcttcaggaagcACTTACTCGAATAGGTATCTTCGGGCTTGTTTCAGGCGCAAACACCTCTTTACGGAGTCCCCGGCCGGAGGACAAATAGCCAAAGAGAAGACGTTCCTCCGTGGCCGGGGAgaagaataagagggcaaagaaTGATGCCCCCGAGCCATCTCCGGTGGCGATGACGACTGGTCCTCCTTTCGGGCTGGTCATAGACACCGTGATGATTGACGACAATGAAGAAgagtgatgagggagcttctctaTATAGAAGGCGTCGATTCTCATCATCTTAATAGGATGCTCGGCCCATTGAGATAGTTACACCAACTGAAGACGATGTCTCGACAATTTCGGGAGAATTTGATTCGGTAAAAAATTCCAACTCCCGTTTTCGGGCCCAAATTGCTCTAACCGGTTCTGTGGAGTTGAGTATCAGGTCCTTTCCGTCTTTGGTTGGCGGGCATCCAACAGTCAGCACTGCATTTGATGTagctgcttctcactcttcaactccatcagcttcatccCCACCTTCACCAACACCAGTAACAGCTATATCTCTTCCATCTTTATCCACTCTTCCAACAACAATTGCTACATCACCTCTATCGGCCGCCtctgaccatgaagaaggtgttcctcttccacagtccccAGTTGATGGGattttggggcaaaattatgatGCCTCTTCCAAAGACtcacaaaggaggaggaacgttactctttcggtctctaacggatgcaacttgctatcccgg from Nicotiana tabacum cultivar K326 chromosome 24, ASM71507v2, whole genome shotgun sequence includes:
- the LOC107816968 gene encoding cell division control protein 2 homolog C-like, with product MEKYEKLEKVGEGTYGKVYKAKDKATGQLVALKKTRLEMDEEGIPPTALREISLLQMLSHSLYIVRLLCVEQIDKNGKPLLYLVFEYLDTDLKKFVDSHRKGPNPRPLPPSLIQSFLYQLCKGVAHCHSHGVLHRDLKPQNLLVDKEKGILKIADLGLGRAFTVPIKSYTHEIVTLWYRAPEVLLGSTHYSTAVDMWSVGCIFAEMVRRQALFPGDSEFQQLLHIFRLLGTPTEKQWPGVSSLRDWHVYPKWEPQNLASAVPALGPDGVDLLTKMLQYDPADRISAKAALDHPYFDSLDKSQF